The Halococcus salifodinae DSM 8989 DNA window GACGACCGGCTACGCCGACTCGAACGTCACCTCGACACAACGTTCAACCGTCTCTGGAAGGAGACCGACGACATCCGTGGCCTGACCCGATTCGAGGCGGACACGTGGCGACAGCGGACCCAAGACGGCGAGAAAGTGTGGACCGTCTCGACAGGGTGGGGCGCCTACACCGCCGAACGGGCCATCGAGCTGTTCCCTGACACGGACGAGCCGTTCGACGCCGCAGCCTGGTCCGACCGTCTGTTCGCCGAAATCGACCTCAGCGGCTCTCTCTGCCTGCCGTCAGGCTACCTTCCCGAACAGTTCTTCGATACGGGCTCGCCCGACAGCGCGACGCCGCTCGGCTGGTCCCATGGCATCCGACTTGCGACATTCGCGGCGCGGCACGCTCGAAACGCCTAACACGCCATGCCAACCATCGCTACCACACCACCGACACAATGAACGAAGACGACATCATCGACCGCCTCACGCGATTCGGCCTCTCGGACAAGGAGGCACTCGCGTATCTGTCGATACTCAGGAACGGAAACACGCGGATCAGCGTCGTCTCGGAGGAGGCGGACCTCTCCAAAAGCTACACCTACGATGTCGTGGACAAACTCGAAACCAAGAGCTTGATCGAGATCGATGACCACGTTGTTCCAACGCAGATACGGGCGCTGCCGCCCTCACAGGGCATCGAAAACCTCGTCTCGCAGTTGTCCACTATTGAAGCGGAACTGGAGAGCATCTTCGACACCGAGAACTACGAACAGGAGACGTTCAGCATCATCAAAGCGCGTCAGACCATCCTAGGTAAGCTCAACGATCTGATCGGATCCGCTGAGTCCGAGATCGTCCTCTCGCTCCCAGCGTCCGTTCTTGACGCTGTCGAAGAGTCACTCCGGTCGGCGTGTGACCAGGAGACGTTCTGTATGCTGCTAATCACCGAGTACGACGACGAATTCTCCGTCGACGACTCACTCGCCACTATCGTCCAGAGCTGGGACGCGCCGGCGCCCGTCATGCTCACGACCGACCGGTCGGACGGCGTGGTCGCCTCGGCCGACGCGGTACTGGACTCGAACTCGAACGAATACGCCATCTACCACGCGGAAACCCATATCGTCTCCGCGCTGTTCGACTCGTTTATTGCGAATCACTGGCAGATGGGCACCCAGGAATACGTCACAGACGCGGGGACGCTCCCGAAGGCCTACGACAGTTTCCGCCACGCGATCTTCGACGCGGCGCTCCACCGGACCCAAGACCGTGCGATTGAAGCCGAATTGTCGATCAGACCTCCTCAGACAACCGATCCCTTCGAGACGATTACCGAACCCATCGTCGACGTGAAACAGAGCCTCGTTCGCCCGTACTCGAACGATCTGCCGACGCAGGAGTCCCTCGTCCTCGGGTCGGACGACCACCAATTCGAGGTCGGCGGTCCCCGCACTTTCCTCGAAGACTATGAGGCGACGGACGTCACGCTTCACCCCGCCGACGAGTTCTGATCTCCAACCGTAGTTCCTCCGCTGAACATGATTTGTTGCTCTGTTGATCACCGGTTCCGTCTGATGATTCTATCGGCGAATTCAGGGGAATTGGACGCCCTCTTGCGGTATGGGGCGTTTGCGACAACGCGCGAAGAAGTATCGAGAACTTGCCAAAGAACACGTGGAAAATCCAGACGCACCTGCCGTCGCCGACGAAGACGGCGACGGCGAGCACGCTGAGTGGAACAAAATCGCGTTACTGCTCCTACGCGAAGACATCGGAAAACCGCTCCGCCATCTTGAAGATTATCTCAACGAGATGCCCGGAATTCTCGACGTGTTCGGGCTGGAGAAGTCACCGGATCACACGTCGTTTTGCAACTGGGAGAGGGAGATCTCGATGCGGACGCTGCGCAGCCTGCTCCGCAGAACGGCGGAGCAGGCTGGCTTCTCGGGAACTGGCGCGATCGATGCCAGCGGCTTCCAACGTGGTCAAGCGAGCTCTCACTACCGCAAGCGGGCGGATTACTCGTTTCAAGCGATGAAGACCACGATTCTTGTTGATACGGACTCGCTGGCGATCATGGACGTTCATTTCACGACGAAGAAGGCCTATGACGGGCATATCGGGCTGCAGGTCTTCCGGCGGAACGCCGGAGACCTGCGTGAACTCCTCGCGGACAAGATGTACTCTTGGCGTGATCTGCGTGAGAAGTGTCGCTAGTTGTCCACTTTGGCTCAACAGCCCAATAGCTGATACGTTGTAGGAATGAAGCGGATGAATCAGTGACCTGATTCACCCGCTGTCCGGATGTTCT harbors:
- a CDS encoding TrmB family transcriptional regulator sugar-binding domain-containing protein, which encodes MNEDDIIDRLTRFGLSDKEALAYLSILRNGNTRISVVSEEADLSKSYTYDVVDKLETKSLIEIDDHVVPTQIRALPPSQGIENLVSQLSTIEAELESIFDTENYEQETFSIIKARQTILGKLNDLIGSAESEIVLSLPASVLDAVEESLRSACDQETFCMLLITEYDDEFSVDDSLATIVQSWDAPAPVMLTTDRSDGVVASADAVLDSNSNEYAIYHAETHIVSALFDSFIANHWQMGTQEYVTDAGTLPKAYDSFRHAIFDAALHRTQDRAIEAELSIRPPQTTDPFETITEPIVDVKQSLVRPYSNDLPTQESLVLGSDDHQFEVGGPRTFLEDYEATDVTLHPADEF